A region from the Sebastes umbrosus isolate fSebUmb1 chromosome 18, fSebUmb1.pri, whole genome shotgun sequence genome encodes:
- the bub1 gene encoding mitotic checkpoint serine/threonine-protein kinase BUB1 isoform X2 has product MDIAAYLQRFEESLSSYTGDDPLDPWDKFVEYLEQRLPADGGSGMTLVFDTLVQKFLNVEQYANDVRFVNYCIKCASYYSDPVALYGHIYSKGVGTTTAALYVAWAQQYEQKGMNEQAEAMYQKATENQAQPADTVLNEYGQFQTRTRSQASVSRSRNPLQNSQLSNQMSSHSEPAAPNKASVDCPPKPPTYRTTITVSRSETSGMIPSSQSSGVQMVSEYMTDELECEGSEFCFEEIRAEKYFRKLREKQAMESREIMEKRPSEADEGNLSMDCSLEKVNEDLEVCGGLTSQPSSQRLSAVETATSLFPNPTQHSFGRPRPSNRLSSRRSLGLRLHTEPAFIQETAAVPEPPQQHLNAGAAADTSPLSSKVSHHAPVLADRSVHLPQSAPTSSASAVRTSMVQQLVGFEQMKLSLHRPAGISADVLRQDDGVQPSSAENNNARHQEVVQPAELEEKFNMSQGATANLSHITPNTSLGFVQATPSKALPSPTVNTREALDVIMDMFQAPTLLEDPFSNTSALHAAETEFDPGYPRNGGVSSFSKPSTTAAFTVFQDDTDKENGSAAAPSAVEKSNPIRALAEIPVSNKPNETPQDLIPDESTMWGARYNSLNSLAACPNSTSDFAMLAQFVSTPFTHKTPFNFYEEDQENKGDGEDADGDALFRRQTKKLSPIMEQSPSNDTALSRIEPPSAGHGTIVGEVLATAQHCLTTSSITMVQPPPPTVLSFRDQTLCPTDSSVYRTTAAPGWEVYTSPEQPPKHASLLAQRPESSVGPRSEPFSIMEDLEKPASPERVQVPDVPMSPECALPSDWLAATSPKLRVEPDLDAFLSPHLLNKVDFVPNRTLDVPMSPQQQPPLCAADVPMSPAQPPQFSTEDEAMMSPDRALRPAAADVSMNTTAAAVKLASDPWDDELISSLLSSLSPPLTSHPRCITWQCNVPNITPKTTISMGKASLRVLCILGHGAFATVYQATDPNTSERMMLKVQKPANPWEFYINTQLDARLRPEVRHLYNNIRSAHLFRDGSVLVGDLHNYGTLLNAVNMYKTLSDKVMPQPLTMYFTVCLLHMVEQLHAIHVVHADIKPDNFLLGQRFLDNKCFEPDNLDHGLVLIDLGQSIDMEMFPEGTAFTAKCLTSGFQCTEMLSGKPWNYQTDYFGIAGTVYCMLFGTYMQVRNEDGVWKTNAVFRRNPHSDLWQEFFHTLLNVPDCDSLPSLQSLRCKLTTVLQQNYRSKLPSLKSRLMVLLLENCKTTRK; this is encoded by the exons ATGGATATCGCTGCTTATTTACA GCGCTTTGAGGAGAGTTTGAGCTCCTATACAGGAGACGACCCGCTGGATCCCTGGGACAA GTTTGTGGAGTACCTGGAGCAGAGGTTACCTGCAGACGGTGGCAGCGGGATGACGCTGGTGTTTGACACTCTCGTGCAGAAATTTTTGAATGTGGAGCAATACGCAAATGATGTCAGATTTGTGAACTACTGCATCAAATGT GCCAGTTATTATTCTGACCCTGTCGCGCTGTACGGTCACATCTACAGTAAAGGCGTCGGCACCACGACTGCTGCCCTCTACGTGGCCTGGGCTCAGCAGTATGAGCAGAAGGGGATGAATGAACAGGCAGAAGCCATGTACCAGAAAGCAACGGAGAACCAAGCCCAGCCAGCTGACACTGTTCTCAACGAATACGG GCAGtttcaaaccagaaccagaagCCAGGCATCAGTATCAC GGAGCCGGAACCCGCTGCAAAACTCCCAGTTATCCAATCAGATGTCATCTCACAGCGAGCCTGCTGCTCCAAACaag GCCTCCGTGGATTGTCCACCCAAACCACCGACATATAGAACCACCATAAC AGTGTCTCGCTCTGAGACCTCAGGGATGATTCCCTCCAGCCAAAGCTCCGGCGTTCAGATGGTGTCGGAGTACATGACAGATGAGCTGGAGTGTGAAGGATCTGAATTTTGCTTTGAGGAGATCCGAGCAGAAAAATACTTCCGTAAGCTGCGGGAGAAGCAGGCGATGGAGAGCAGAGAAATTA tGGAGAAGAGGCCGAGTGAGGCGGACGAGGGCAACCTGAGCATGGACTGCAGTTTGGAGAAAGTGAACGAGGATCTGGAGGTCTGTGGAGGTTTAACCAGCCAGCCTTCATCCCAGAGG ctgtctgcagtAGAAACAGCTACCAGTCTGTTCCCGAATCCTACCCAGCATTCCTTTGGGCGTCCTCGACCCTCGAACCGTCTGAGCAGCAGGCGCTCTCTTGGCTTGAGATTACACACCGAGCCCGCCTTCATCCAAGAGACCGCCGCCGTCCCCGAGCCGCCTCAACAGCATCTCAACGCCGGGGCTGCTGCTGACACAAGCCCTCTGAGCTCAAAGGTATCCCATCATGCCCCAGTCCTGGCTGACAGGAGCGTTCATTTACCACAATCTGCACCGACGTCGTCGGCGTCTGCCGTCCGGACCTCGATGGTTCAGCAGCTCGTCGGCTTCGAGCAGATGAAGCTGTCGCTCCACAGACCCGCCGGCATCTCGGCTGACGTTCTCCGCCAGGACGATGGCGTCCAGCCGAGCAGCGCGGAGAACAACAACGCCAGACATCA GGAGGTCGTTCAGCCAGCGGAGCTCGAGGAGAAGTTCAACA TGTCTCAGGGAGCCACAGCCAACCTGTCTCACATCACTCCCAACACCTCGCTGGGCTTCGTTCAGGCCACGCCGTCCAAGGCGCTGCCGTCGCCCACCGTCAACACGCGAGAAGCGCTGG ATGTGATCATGGACATGTTCCAGGCCCCGACTCTGCTAGAGGACCCGTTCAGCAACACGTCAGCGCTCCACGCCGCTGAGACGGAGTTTGACCCCGGCTACCCAAGAAATG GAGGCGTCTCGTCTTTCAGCAAGCCGTCGACCACGGCGGCGTTCACCGTCTTCCAGGACGACACTGACAAAGAAAACGGCAG TGCTGCTGCTCCATCTGCGGTTGAGAAGTCTAATCCAATCAGAGCACTGGCAGAGATCCCGGTTTCTAACAAACCGAAT GAGACCCCTCAGGACCTGATACCAGACGAGAGCACCATGTGGGGCGCTCGCTACAACTCCCTCAACTCGCTGGCCGCTTGTCCCAACAGCACCTCAGACTTCGCCATGTTGGCTCAGTTTGTCTCCACGCCGTTCACACACAAGACGCCGTTCAACTTCTACGAGGAGGACCAAG AGAACAAAGGTGATGGAGAAGATGCTGACGGCGATGCTTTATTCAGACGTCAGACGAAAAAACTCAG ccCCATCATGGAGCAGAGTCCGTCTAATGACACCGCCCTCAGTCGGATCGAGCCTCCTTCCGCGGGACACGGCACCATCGTGGGTGAAGTGCTCGCCACGGCCCAGCACTGCCTgaccacctcctccatcaccatgGTGCAGCCTCCCCCTCCCACTGTCCTCTCCTTCAGAGACCAGACCCTGTGTCCCACCGACTCCTCCGTCTACAGGACCACGGCGGCGCCCGGCTGGGAGGTGTACACCAGCCCAGAGCAGCCGCCCAAACACGCCTCTCTGCTCGCACAGCGGCCCGAGAGCTCGGTCGGACCCCGAAGTGAACCTTTTAGCATCATGGAGGATTTAGAGAAACCCGCCAGTCCAGAACGCGTCCAAGTTCCTGATGTCCCCATGAGCCCAGAGTGTGCTCTCCCCTCAGACTGGCTGGCCGCCACAAGCCCTAAGCTCAGAGTGGAGCCGGACCTGGACGCCTTCCTGAGTCCCCATCTACTCAATAAAGTGGACTTTGTCCCCAACAGGACCCTGGACGTCCCCATGAGTCCACAGCAGCAGCCGCCGCTCTGTGCCGCTGACGTGCCCATGAGCCCGGCGCAGCCACCACAGTTCAGCACTGAGGATGAAGCCATGATGAGTCCAGACAGAGCACTGAGGCCGGCAGCCGCTGACGTGTCCATGAACACAACAGCGGCGGCGGTCAAGCTGGCATCAGATCCCTGGGATGATGAGCTGATCTCTAGTCTGCTATCATCACTCAGCCCGCCTCTCACCTCTCACCCCCGCTGCATCACCTGGCAGTGCAACGTACCCAACATCACCCCGAAGACCACCATCAGCATGG GAAAAGCATCCCTGCGAGTTCTCTGTATCCTCGGACACGGTGCTTTTGCCACCGTCTACCAGGCTACTGACCCCAACACCTCAGAGAGGATGATGTTAAAG GTTCAGAAGCCGGCCAACCCCTGGGAGTTCTACATCAACACACAGCTGGACGCTCGGCTCCGGCCCGAAGTCCGTCACCTGTACAACAACATCCGCTCCGCTCACCTCTTCCGCGACGGGAGCGTGCTGGTCGGCGACCTCCACAACTACGGCACTCTGTTG AACGCAGTGAACATGTATAAAACCCTGAGCGACAAGGTGATGCCTCAGCCTCTCACCATGTACTTCACCGTCTGCCTGCTGCACATGGTGGAGCAGCTGCACGCCATCCATGTCGTCCACGCCGACATCAAACCTGACAACTTCCTGCTGGGACAGAG GTTCTTGGACAATAAGTGTTTTGAGCCGGACAACCTGGACCACGGCCTCGTGCTCATCGACCTCGGGCAGAGCATCGACATGGAGATGTTCCCAGAAGGCACTGCTTTCACCGCCAAATGTTTGACGTCGGGCTTCCAGTGCACCGAGATGCTCAGCGGGAAACCCTGGAACTATCAG acGGATTACTTTGGAATAGCGGGGACCGTCTACTGCATGCTGTTTGGGACGTACATGCAGGTCAGAAACGAAGACGGCGTGTGGAAGACCAACGCCGTATTCAGAAG GAACCCCCACAGCGACCTGTGGCAGGAGTTCTTCCACACTCTTCTCAACGTGCCGGACTGCGACTCCCTGCCGAGCCTGCAGAGCCTCCGCTGCAAACTGACGACGGTCCTGCAGCAGAACTACAGAAGCAAACTGCCGTCGCTCAAGAGCCGCCTGATGGTTCTGCTGCTGGAGAACTGCAAGACGACTCGGAAATAA
- the bub1 gene encoding mitotic checkpoint serine/threonine-protein kinase BUB1 isoform X1, producing MDIAAYLQRFEESLSSYTGDDPLDPWDKFVEYLEQRLPADGGSGMTLVFDTLVQKFLNVEQYANDVRFVNYCIKCASYYSDPVALYGHIYSKGVGTTTAALYVAWAQQYEQKGMNEQAEAMYQKATENQAQPADTVLNEYGQFQTRTRSQASVSPGSRNPLQNSQLSNQMSSHSEPAAPNKASVDCPPKPPTYRTTITVSRSETSGMIPSSQSSGVQMVSEYMTDELECEGSEFCFEEIRAEKYFRKLREKQAMESREIMEKRPSEADEGNLSMDCSLEKVNEDLEVCGGLTSQPSSQRLSAVETATSLFPNPTQHSFGRPRPSNRLSSRRSLGLRLHTEPAFIQETAAVPEPPQQHLNAGAAADTSPLSSKVSHHAPVLADRSVHLPQSAPTSSASAVRTSMVQQLVGFEQMKLSLHRPAGISADVLRQDDGVQPSSAENNNARHQEVVQPAELEEKFNMSQGATANLSHITPNTSLGFVQATPSKALPSPTVNTREALDVIMDMFQAPTLLEDPFSNTSALHAAETEFDPGYPRNGGVSSFSKPSTTAAFTVFQDDTDKENGSAAAPSAVEKSNPIRALAEIPVSNKPNETPQDLIPDESTMWGARYNSLNSLAACPNSTSDFAMLAQFVSTPFTHKTPFNFYEEDQENKGDGEDADGDALFRRQTKKLSPIMEQSPSNDTALSRIEPPSAGHGTIVGEVLATAQHCLTTSSITMVQPPPPTVLSFRDQTLCPTDSSVYRTTAAPGWEVYTSPEQPPKHASLLAQRPESSVGPRSEPFSIMEDLEKPASPERVQVPDVPMSPECALPSDWLAATSPKLRVEPDLDAFLSPHLLNKVDFVPNRTLDVPMSPQQQPPLCAADVPMSPAQPPQFSTEDEAMMSPDRALRPAAADVSMNTTAAAVKLASDPWDDELISSLLSSLSPPLTSHPRCITWQCNVPNITPKTTISMGKASLRVLCILGHGAFATVYQATDPNTSERMMLKVQKPANPWEFYINTQLDARLRPEVRHLYNNIRSAHLFRDGSVLVGDLHNYGTLLNAVNMYKTLSDKVMPQPLTMYFTVCLLHMVEQLHAIHVVHADIKPDNFLLGQRFLDNKCFEPDNLDHGLVLIDLGQSIDMEMFPEGTAFTAKCLTSGFQCTEMLSGKPWNYQTDYFGIAGTVYCMLFGTYMQVRNEDGVWKTNAVFRRNPHSDLWQEFFHTLLNVPDCDSLPSLQSLRCKLTTVLQQNYRSKLPSLKSRLMVLLLENCKTTRK from the exons ATGGATATCGCTGCTTATTTACA GCGCTTTGAGGAGAGTTTGAGCTCCTATACAGGAGACGACCCGCTGGATCCCTGGGACAA GTTTGTGGAGTACCTGGAGCAGAGGTTACCTGCAGACGGTGGCAGCGGGATGACGCTGGTGTTTGACACTCTCGTGCAGAAATTTTTGAATGTGGAGCAATACGCAAATGATGTCAGATTTGTGAACTACTGCATCAAATGT GCCAGTTATTATTCTGACCCTGTCGCGCTGTACGGTCACATCTACAGTAAAGGCGTCGGCACCACGACTGCTGCCCTCTACGTGGCCTGGGCTCAGCAGTATGAGCAGAAGGGGATGAATGAACAGGCAGAAGCCATGTACCAGAAAGCAACGGAGAACCAAGCCCAGCCAGCTGACACTGTTCTCAACGAATACGG GCAGtttcaaaccagaaccagaagCCAGGCATCAGTATCAC CAGGGAGCCGGAACCCGCTGCAAAACTCCCAGTTATCCAATCAGATGTCATCTCACAGCGAGCCTGCTGCTCCAAACaag GCCTCCGTGGATTGTCCACCCAAACCACCGACATATAGAACCACCATAAC AGTGTCTCGCTCTGAGACCTCAGGGATGATTCCCTCCAGCCAAAGCTCCGGCGTTCAGATGGTGTCGGAGTACATGACAGATGAGCTGGAGTGTGAAGGATCTGAATTTTGCTTTGAGGAGATCCGAGCAGAAAAATACTTCCGTAAGCTGCGGGAGAAGCAGGCGATGGAGAGCAGAGAAATTA tGGAGAAGAGGCCGAGTGAGGCGGACGAGGGCAACCTGAGCATGGACTGCAGTTTGGAGAAAGTGAACGAGGATCTGGAGGTCTGTGGAGGTTTAACCAGCCAGCCTTCATCCCAGAGG ctgtctgcagtAGAAACAGCTACCAGTCTGTTCCCGAATCCTACCCAGCATTCCTTTGGGCGTCCTCGACCCTCGAACCGTCTGAGCAGCAGGCGCTCTCTTGGCTTGAGATTACACACCGAGCCCGCCTTCATCCAAGAGACCGCCGCCGTCCCCGAGCCGCCTCAACAGCATCTCAACGCCGGGGCTGCTGCTGACACAAGCCCTCTGAGCTCAAAGGTATCCCATCATGCCCCAGTCCTGGCTGACAGGAGCGTTCATTTACCACAATCTGCACCGACGTCGTCGGCGTCTGCCGTCCGGACCTCGATGGTTCAGCAGCTCGTCGGCTTCGAGCAGATGAAGCTGTCGCTCCACAGACCCGCCGGCATCTCGGCTGACGTTCTCCGCCAGGACGATGGCGTCCAGCCGAGCAGCGCGGAGAACAACAACGCCAGACATCA GGAGGTCGTTCAGCCAGCGGAGCTCGAGGAGAAGTTCAACA TGTCTCAGGGAGCCACAGCCAACCTGTCTCACATCACTCCCAACACCTCGCTGGGCTTCGTTCAGGCCACGCCGTCCAAGGCGCTGCCGTCGCCCACCGTCAACACGCGAGAAGCGCTGG ATGTGATCATGGACATGTTCCAGGCCCCGACTCTGCTAGAGGACCCGTTCAGCAACACGTCAGCGCTCCACGCCGCTGAGACGGAGTTTGACCCCGGCTACCCAAGAAATG GAGGCGTCTCGTCTTTCAGCAAGCCGTCGACCACGGCGGCGTTCACCGTCTTCCAGGACGACACTGACAAAGAAAACGGCAG TGCTGCTGCTCCATCTGCGGTTGAGAAGTCTAATCCAATCAGAGCACTGGCAGAGATCCCGGTTTCTAACAAACCGAAT GAGACCCCTCAGGACCTGATACCAGACGAGAGCACCATGTGGGGCGCTCGCTACAACTCCCTCAACTCGCTGGCCGCTTGTCCCAACAGCACCTCAGACTTCGCCATGTTGGCTCAGTTTGTCTCCACGCCGTTCACACACAAGACGCCGTTCAACTTCTACGAGGAGGACCAAG AGAACAAAGGTGATGGAGAAGATGCTGACGGCGATGCTTTATTCAGACGTCAGACGAAAAAACTCAG ccCCATCATGGAGCAGAGTCCGTCTAATGACACCGCCCTCAGTCGGATCGAGCCTCCTTCCGCGGGACACGGCACCATCGTGGGTGAAGTGCTCGCCACGGCCCAGCACTGCCTgaccacctcctccatcaccatgGTGCAGCCTCCCCCTCCCACTGTCCTCTCCTTCAGAGACCAGACCCTGTGTCCCACCGACTCCTCCGTCTACAGGACCACGGCGGCGCCCGGCTGGGAGGTGTACACCAGCCCAGAGCAGCCGCCCAAACACGCCTCTCTGCTCGCACAGCGGCCCGAGAGCTCGGTCGGACCCCGAAGTGAACCTTTTAGCATCATGGAGGATTTAGAGAAACCCGCCAGTCCAGAACGCGTCCAAGTTCCTGATGTCCCCATGAGCCCAGAGTGTGCTCTCCCCTCAGACTGGCTGGCCGCCACAAGCCCTAAGCTCAGAGTGGAGCCGGACCTGGACGCCTTCCTGAGTCCCCATCTACTCAATAAAGTGGACTTTGTCCCCAACAGGACCCTGGACGTCCCCATGAGTCCACAGCAGCAGCCGCCGCTCTGTGCCGCTGACGTGCCCATGAGCCCGGCGCAGCCACCACAGTTCAGCACTGAGGATGAAGCCATGATGAGTCCAGACAGAGCACTGAGGCCGGCAGCCGCTGACGTGTCCATGAACACAACAGCGGCGGCGGTCAAGCTGGCATCAGATCCCTGGGATGATGAGCTGATCTCTAGTCTGCTATCATCACTCAGCCCGCCTCTCACCTCTCACCCCCGCTGCATCACCTGGCAGTGCAACGTACCCAACATCACCCCGAAGACCACCATCAGCATGG GAAAAGCATCCCTGCGAGTTCTCTGTATCCTCGGACACGGTGCTTTTGCCACCGTCTACCAGGCTACTGACCCCAACACCTCAGAGAGGATGATGTTAAAG GTTCAGAAGCCGGCCAACCCCTGGGAGTTCTACATCAACACACAGCTGGACGCTCGGCTCCGGCCCGAAGTCCGTCACCTGTACAACAACATCCGCTCCGCTCACCTCTTCCGCGACGGGAGCGTGCTGGTCGGCGACCTCCACAACTACGGCACTCTGTTG AACGCAGTGAACATGTATAAAACCCTGAGCGACAAGGTGATGCCTCAGCCTCTCACCATGTACTTCACCGTCTGCCTGCTGCACATGGTGGAGCAGCTGCACGCCATCCATGTCGTCCACGCCGACATCAAACCTGACAACTTCCTGCTGGGACAGAG GTTCTTGGACAATAAGTGTTTTGAGCCGGACAACCTGGACCACGGCCTCGTGCTCATCGACCTCGGGCAGAGCATCGACATGGAGATGTTCCCAGAAGGCACTGCTTTCACCGCCAAATGTTTGACGTCGGGCTTCCAGTGCACCGAGATGCTCAGCGGGAAACCCTGGAACTATCAG acGGATTACTTTGGAATAGCGGGGACCGTCTACTGCATGCTGTTTGGGACGTACATGCAGGTCAGAAACGAAGACGGCGTGTGGAAGACCAACGCCGTATTCAGAAG GAACCCCCACAGCGACCTGTGGCAGGAGTTCTTCCACACTCTTCTCAACGTGCCGGACTGCGACTCCCTGCCGAGCCTGCAGAGCCTCCGCTGCAAACTGACGACGGTCCTGCAGCAGAACTACAGAAGCAAACTGCCGTCGCTCAAGAGCCGCCTGATGGTTCTGCTGCTGGAGAACTGCAAGACGACTCGGAAATAA